A single genomic interval of Betaproteobacteria bacterium harbors:
- a CDS encoding c-type cytochrome, translating to MTRFILAVAAFVAGISSVAAADIEAGRKKATEVCAACHGPDGNSPTADFPRIAGQHPDYIAKAMRDYKTGARKDPIMGGFAKPLTSAEIENLAAYYASQRGLQNKY from the coding sequence ATGACGCGATTCATTCTTGCAGTGGCCGCGTTCGTGGCCGGTATCAGCTCTGTGGCGGCCGCCGATATCGAGGCGGGCAGAAAGAAGGCAACCGAGGTCTGCGCCGCCTGTCACGGCCCGGACGGTAATAGCCCCACGGCCGATTTTCCGCGCATCGCCGGTCAACACCCGGACTATATCGCCAAGGCGATGCGCGACTACAAGACCGGTGCTCGCAAGGATCCGATCATGGGCGGATTCGCCAAGCCGCTCACCTCGGCGGAGATCGAGAACCTCGCTGCGTACTACGCTTCGCAGCGCGGCCTGCAAAACAAGTACTGA
- a CDS encoding c-type cytochrome has product MKRKRTLLLAVLAAAFAAEAGAAEESGVQDVRNKLAMCQGCHGIEGYRMAFPEVYSVPKLGGQHPAYIVKALQAYKAGTRNNETMRAIASSLTEQDMAALAAYYGGQGTQTAATK; this is encoded by the coding sequence ATGAAGCGCAAGCGCACGCTGTTGCTCGCCGTGCTGGCCGCGGCATTTGCCGCCGAAGCAGGTGCAGCCGAGGAGAGCGGGGTCCAGGACGTACGCAACAAGCTTGCGATGTGCCAGGGCTGCCATGGAATAGAGGGCTATCGGATGGCGTTTCCCGAGGTCTACAGCGTGCCCAAGCTCGGCGGGCAGCACCCCGCGTACATCGTCAAGGCACTGCAGGCTTACAAGGCCGGAACACGCAACAACGAAACCATGCGCGCCATCGCGTCGTCGCTCACCGAGCAGGACATGGCCGCGCTGGCCGCCTACTATGGCGGGCAGGGTACGCAGACCGCGGCAACCAAGTAG
- a CDS encoding STAS domain-containing protein — protein sequence MAGLIGAVIVLPQGVAFATLAGMPPEYGLYAAMVPAVVAALFGSSFHLVSGPTNALSILLFAQLAPLAEPASVEYVQLALTVTFLTGAMQLTLGLAGMGVLVNFISHSVVIGFTAAAGLLIIASQLSNFFGVDIPRGSSFFQILRVFVAEAASGGINWMVTLVAVFTIAIAIVTRRFYPKFPYMIVAVVAGALFGAGVEWLFGRQMGELPKLGAIAGALPPISAPDLSLEGIRRSVPIALGMTILGLTEALSIARAIGVRSGQRIEANQEFIGQGLSNLAGSFFSAYPSSGSFNRSGVNYEAGAATPLSPVIAAGLLIVFVLAVAPLFAHLPIAVMAAILFLVGYGLIDVQHVRQVGHTSRREGAIMLATFLTGLFVDLEFAIIAGVLFSLIVYLRRTSHPLIIDVKPDPAPDSYHFSADSGLPDCPQVKMVRVNGSLYFGAVDHVAKCFADFDPRQRHLIVVASGINFIDVAGAEMLVAEARRRRALGGGLYFYRVKDEVRRLLERGGYLTALGPENLFPVKRRVIATLYPRFDVETCRHCKHRIFAECQEYLPDGERRSDAKTADSS from the coding sequence ATGGCGGGATTGATCGGTGCGGTGATCGTGCTGCCGCAAGGCGTGGCGTTCGCCACCCTGGCCGGCATGCCCCCGGAATACGGCTTGTATGCCGCCATGGTACCCGCCGTGGTGGCGGCGCTGTTCGGTTCGTCGTTCCATCTGGTCTCCGGTCCGACCAACGCGCTCTCCATCCTGCTGTTCGCACAGCTTGCGCCGCTCGCCGAGCCCGCCTCCGTCGAGTACGTGCAGCTCGCGCTCACGGTCACCTTCCTGACCGGCGCCATGCAACTGACGCTGGGCCTGGCGGGCATGGGCGTGCTGGTGAACTTCATCTCGCACAGCGTGGTCATCGGTTTCACCGCGGCTGCCGGCCTGCTGATCATCGCGAGTCAGCTGTCGAATTTCTTCGGTGTGGATATTCCTCGCGGCAGCAGTTTCTTCCAGATCCTGCGCGTTTTCGTCGCCGAGGCTGCGAGCGGCGGGATCAACTGGATGGTGACGCTCGTGGCCGTGTTCACGATCGCGATCGCGATCGTGACGCGCCGCTTCTATCCCAAGTTTCCCTACATGATCGTCGCGGTCGTCGCCGGCGCGCTGTTCGGCGCAGGGGTGGAGTGGCTATTCGGACGGCAAATGGGAGAATTGCCCAAGCTCGGCGCGATAGCGGGGGCGTTACCGCCCATTTCGGCGCCCGATCTGTCGCTGGAGGGAATCCGCCGGTCGGTGCCGATCGCACTTGGCATGACGATCCTCGGGCTCACCGAGGCATTGTCGATCGCACGCGCCATCGGCGTGCGCTCGGGTCAGCGCATCGAAGCCAATCAGGAGTTCATCGGCCAGGGACTGTCCAATCTCGCCGGTTCGTTCTTCTCCGCCTACCCGTCGAGCGGCTCGTTCAATCGCAGCGGCGTGAACTACGAAGCGGGTGCGGCGACCCCGCTCTCCCCGGTCATCGCGGCTGGCCTGCTGATCGTATTCGTGCTCGCCGTGGCGCCCTTGTTCGCGCATTTGCCGATTGCCGTGATGGCCGCGATCCTGTTTCTCGTCGGCTACGGGCTGATCGACGTGCAGCATGTGCGCCAGGTCGGGCACACCAGCCGGCGAGAAGGCGCCATCATGCTGGCCACGTTCCTCACGGGGCTGTTCGTCGACCTCGAATTCGCCATCATCGCCGGCGTGCTGTTCTCGCTCATCGTTTACCTGCGTCGAACCTCGCACCCGCTCATCATCGACGTGAAGCCCGATCCGGCGCCGGACAGTTACCACTTCAGCGCGGATAGCGGACTGCCCGACTGTCCGCAGGTCAAAATGGTGCGCGTGAACGGCTCGCTGTACTTCGGCGCGGTCGACCACGTGGCGAAGTGCTTCGCCGATTTCGATCCGCGACAAAGGCACCTGATCGTGGTCGCCAGCGGGATCAACTTCATCGATGTGGCAGGTGCCGAGATGCTGGTGGCCGAGGCCCGTCGCCGGCGTGCGCTCGGCGGCGGCTTGTACTTCTACCGCGTCAAGGACGAGGTGCGCCGGCTGCTCGAACGCGGCGGTTACCTGACGGCGCTGGGACCCGAGAATCTTTTTCCGGTCAAGCGCCGCGTCATTGCGACCCTTTATCCGCGCTTCGATGTGGAGACCTGCCGGCACTGCAAACATCGCATCTTCGCCGAATGCCAGGAATATCTCCCCGACGGCGAACGCCGCTCCGACGCGAAGACCGCGGATTCGAGCTGA
- a CDS encoding protein kinase — MGINDDASAGQAPHADALAAGNVLNALPPGYRLQEYSLDGVLGYGGFGITYLATDHNLKCNLAIKEYLPSDQAVRDGTFSLRPKSPGAAEIFHWGLSRFIEEARALATFNHPHIVRVLRFFESNNTAYMVMELIGGQPFGEWVKRKRPLSEADLLAVVRPILDGLAMIHASGFVHRDIKPGNIHMRTDTDPCLLDFGAARKLVSGKGGELTAIVTPGYAALEQYHSHGHQGPWTDLYSLAAVMYGVITGQRPIEAPARARNDPLPKAVAVGDRAIYSEVLLRAIDWGLAPAEEERPRSVQAFLQALPRADLMQPSSLPPATVRADSHSGFGTLDTALTTQLEAALARHLGPMASVLVRRHSKEHTTLGPLRAALANDIESETSRRTFLERTEGLLRGESPSRPPTTVPGSRAPVSRPPTAPPTTVPPMFDPQFLAAVEAELANHLGPLAAVLVRKSAAKARDRAELFLLLSDHIANTDQRRAFIRKSVAAFKDKG, encoded by the coding sequence ATGGGGATCAACGACGACGCGTCCGCTGGTCAAGCACCGCACGCCGATGCTCTTGCGGCCGGCAACGTACTGAACGCGCTTCCGCCCGGCTATCGGCTGCAGGAGTATTCGCTCGACGGCGTGCTCGGTTACGGCGGGTTCGGGATCACCTATCTCGCGACCGATCACAACCTGAAGTGCAATCTCGCGATCAAGGAATACCTGCCGTCGGACCAGGCAGTACGCGACGGCACCTTTTCCCTTCGGCCCAAGTCGCCGGGCGCAGCCGAGATCTTCCATTGGGGGCTGAGCCGATTCATCGAGGAAGCGCGCGCGCTAGCCACCTTCAACCACCCGCATATCGTACGGGTGCTGCGTTTCTTCGAGTCGAACAATACCGCCTACATGGTGATGGAACTGATCGGCGGCCAGCCCTTCGGCGAATGGGTCAAACGCAAGCGACCGCTGTCCGAGGCGGACTTGCTCGCGGTGGTGCGTCCGATACTCGACGGGCTGGCGATGATCCATGCCAGCGGCTTCGTGCATCGCGATATCAAGCCCGGCAACATCCACATGCGTACGGACACCGATCCGTGCCTGCTCGATTTCGGCGCTGCGCGCAAGCTGGTCAGCGGCAAGGGCGGCGAACTGACCGCGATCGTGACGCCCGGATATGCAGCTCTGGAGCAATACCACTCGCATGGCCACCAAGGCCCGTGGACCGACCTGTATTCGTTGGCCGCCGTCATGTACGGCGTGATCACCGGCCAGCGGCCCATCGAAGCGCCGGCGCGTGCGCGCAACGATCCGCTGCCGAAGGCGGTCGCCGTCGGCGACCGCGCCATCTATTCGGAAGTCCTGCTGCGCGCGATCGACTGGGGCCTTGCGCCGGCGGAAGAAGAACGTCCCCGCAGCGTGCAGGCGTTCCTGCAAGCGCTGCCGCGCGCCGATCTGATGCAGCCTTCATCGCTGCCGCCCGCTACCGTGCGGGCGGATTCGCACTCCGGTTTCGGCACTCTGGATACTGCGCTCACCACGCAGCTCGAGGCAGCGCTCGCCCGACATCTCGGGCCCATGGCCTCGGTGCTGGTCCGGCGGCACAGCAAGGAGCATACGACGCTGGGTCCGCTGCGCGCCGCTCTCGCCAACGATATCGAAAGCGAAACCTCGCGTCGCACCTTCCTCGAGCGTACCGAAGGGCTGCTGCGCGGCGAGTCCCCGAGCCGGCCTCCAACCACGGTTCCTGGCTCGCGCGCACCGGTCAGCCGACCGCCCACCGCCCCGCCGACCACGGTGCCGCCCATGTTCGATCCCCAGTTCCTGGCCGCAGTCGAAGCCGAGCTCGCCAATCATCTCGGCCCGCTGGCCGCCGTCCTGGTGCGAAAATCGGCCGCCAAGGCGCGCGATCGCGCGGAGCTGTTCCTGCTTCTGTCGGATCACATCGCCAACACCGATCAACGCCGCGCCTTCATCCG